A stretch of DNA from Streptococcus sp. NPS 308:
TCATCCAAAATGTCATGGGACCAGATGTGAAACTCATCGATAGTGGAGCAGAGTGTGTACGGGATATCTCGGTTTTGCTTAACTATTTTGAAATCAATCGTAGCCGAGATGCGGGGCCTCTTCAACACCGTTTTTACACAACAGCTAGCAGCCAAAGTTTTGCCCAAATTGGAGCAGAATGGCTGGAAAAAGAGATTCATGTGGAGCATGTAACATTATGACAAACAAAATTTATGAATACAAGGACGACCAGGACTGGTATGTGGGTGTCTGGGACGTCTATGGAGGCATCTACAGTCTCATCAAAGATCCGCTTAATCTTGATTTTATGGATTTGGCGCGGATTTTTCGTGATGAGGAAAATGGCTTTCCAATTACGATAACGGTGATGCGCTGGTCTTCTAACTACCGTCTGCTCTCCTTTATCGTTGAGATTTTAAATGCGGAAGCAGGACGTAACTTGGAAGTCATCCAACGTCAGGGAGCTCTGCTCTTGGTTGAAAATGGAAAGCTTTTGCATGTTGAATTGCCTAAAGAAGGAGTCGATGTAGAAGCCTTCTTTGAAACTAGCAAGGTTAGAGAAACTCTGCTCATTGCGACTCGTAACGAGGGCAAGACCAAGGAATTCCGAGCTATCTTTGACAAACTTGGCTATGATGTGGAAAATCTCAATGACTACCCTGACCTGCCTGAAGTAGCCGAAACTGGTATGACCTTTGAAGAAAATGCCCGCCTCAAGGCAGAAACCATTTCCCAATTAACAGGAAAGATGGTGCTAGCAGATGACTCTGGTCTCAAAGTCGATGTCCTCGGTGGTTTGCCAGGAGTCTGGTCAGCCCGTTTTGCAGGAGTGGGGGCGACTGATCGTGAAAACAATGCCAAGCTCTTGCACGAATTGGCCATGGTCTTTGAACTCAAGGACCGCTCAGCTCAATTCCATACAACCCTAGTCGTAGCTAGTCCAAACAAGGAAAGCTTGGTTGTTGAAGCTGACTGGCCAGGCTACATTAACTTTGAACCCAAGGGCGAAAATGGCTTTGGCTATGATCCCCTTTTCCTTGTGGGAGAGACAGGTAAGTCAGCAGCTGAATTAACCCTTGAAGAAAAAAATAGCCAATCCCACCGTGCCTTAGCCGTTAAGAAACTTTTGGAGGTATTTCCAGCATGGCAAAGCAAACCATCATTGTAATGAGTGACTCCCACGGAGATAGCTTGATTGTGGAAGAAATCCGTGACCGCTATCTGGGGAAAGTTGATGCCATTTTTCACGATGGTGACTCTGAACTCCGTCCAGACTCTCCGCTCTGGGAAGGCATCCATGTCGTCAAAGGAAATATGGACTTTTATGCTGGTTATCCAGAACGTTTGGTGACTCAACTTGGTCCGACTAAGATTATCCAGACGCATGGACACTTGTTTGATATCAATTTCAACTTTCAAAAGTTGGACTACTGGGCTCAGGAAGAAGATGCCGATATCTGTCTCTATGGTCACTTGCATGTGCCAAATGCTTGGATGGAAGGCAAAACACTCTTTTTAAATCCAGGCTCCATCAGCCAACCACGAGGGACTATCAGAGAATGTCTCTATGCTCGAGTGGAGATTGATGACAGCTATTTTAAAGTAGACTTTTTGACACGTGACCATGAGGTTTATCCAGGCTTGTCCAAGGAGTTTGCTCGATGATTGCCAAGGAATTTGAAGCATTTTTACTGGAACAGGAAGGAACCTTTCTCACCCCTGCTGACAATCTAGCAGCTTTGATTGATACCCATAACGCTGACCATGCGATTTTGGTATTGAGTCAAATCACCTATACCCGTATCCCTGTTGTGACCTTTGACAAACGCTTTGTCGGAACCATTGGTCTGAGAGACATTTTGGCTTATCAAATGGAGCAAGGTTTGACAGATGAACAGATGGCAACGACAGATATCGTCAATATGACCAAGACGGATGTAGCAGTCGTCGCTCCAGACTATAATATCACTGAAGTCCTCCATAAACTGGTAGATGAACCCTTCTTGCCAGTCGTAGATGATGAAGGAATTTTCCAAGGAATTATCACGCGCAAGTCCATCCTCAAGGCCGTCAATGCCCTTTTGCATGACTTTAGTAAGGAATATGAGATTCGATGCAAATGAGAGATAGGATTTCAGACTTTTTAGAGAAAAAGCAGAGCTTGTCTGCCAATTCAAAGCAATCTTATAAGTATGATCTGGAGCAATTTTTAGACATTGTAGGTGAGCGGATCTCTGAGACTAGTCTCAAGATTTACCAAGCCCAACTAGCCAATCTAAAAATCAGCGCCCAGAAACGGAAACTTTCAGCCTGTAACCAATTTCTCTACTTTCTCTATCAAAAAGGAGAGGTGGACAGTTTTTACCGTCTGGAATTAGCCAAACAAGCTGAAAAGAAGACTGAAAAGCCAGAAATTCTAGACTTAGACTCTTTTTGGCAGGAAAGTAATTATCCAGAGGGACGCTTGCTGGCGCTCTTAATCCTAGAAATGGGACTTTTGCCAAGTGAGATTTTAGCCCTTAAGGTTGCAGATATCAATCTGGATTTTCAGGTGTTGCGAATTAACAAGGCTTCCCAACAGAGGATTGTCACCATTCCTAGGACCTTGCTTTCAGAATTGGACCCCTTGATGGGGCAGACCTATCTCTTTGAAAGGGGAGGGAAAGCCTATTCTCGTCAGTGGGCCTTTCGTCAGCTGGAGTCCTTTGTCAAGGAGAAAGGTTTCCCAGCCTTATCAGCCCAAGCCTTGCGGGAACAGTTCATTCTAAGACAAATAGAAAACAAGGTCGATTTGTACGAAATTGCAAAAAAACTAGGATTAAAAACAGTCCTGACCTTAGAGAAATATAGATAATGGATATTAAATTAAAAGATTTTGAAGGGCCCCTGGACTTGCTCTTGCACCTGGTTTCCAAGTATCAGATGGATATTTACGATGTGCCCATTACGGAAGTCATCGAACAGTATCTAGCCTATGTCTCAACCCTGCAGGCCATGCGTCTGGAAGTGACGGGTGAGTACATGGTCATGGCTAGTCAGCTCATGCTGATCAAGAGCCGAAAGCTCCTGCCAAAGGTAGCAGAAGTGGCTGATTCGGAGGATGACCTGGAGCAGGATCTCCTCTCCCAAATCGAAGAATACCGCAAATTCAAGCTCCTGGGTGAGCACTTGGAGGCCAAGCACCAAAATCGGGCCCAGTACTATTCCAAAGCGCCGACAGAGTTGATCTACGAAGATGCGGAGCTTGTACATGATAGGACGACCATTGACCTCTTTTTGGCTTTTTCAAATATCCTAGCCAAGAAAAAAGAGGAGTTCGCTCAGAATCACACGACCATCTTGCGGGATGAGTATAAGATTGAGGACATGATGGGCATTGTAAAAGAGTCCTTGACTGGACGAGACCAGTTGCGTTTGCAGGATTTGTTCAAGGAAGCCCAGAATGTCCAAGAGGTCATTACCCTCTTTTTGGCAACCCTAGAGTTAATCAAAACCCAGGAGCTGATCCTCGTGCAAGAGGAGAGTTTCGGAGATATCTATCTCATGGAAAAGAAGGAAGAAAGTCAAGAGGCATAAAGCTAGACTTGATAGAGAGGAAAGATGAGTACTTTAGCAGAAATAGAAGCGCTCTTGTTTGTAGCAGGTGAAGATGGGATTCGAGTCCGTCAGTTGGCTGAACTCCTCTCACTTCCCCCGACAGGCATCCAGCAGAGTTTAGAAAAATTAGCCCAAAAGTATGAAAAAGACCAAGAGTCGAGCTTGTCCCTGATCGAGACAGGGGGCGCTTACAGATTGGTGACCAAGCCTCAATTTGCAGCGATTTTGAAGGAATACTCCAAGGCGCCCATTAACCAGAGTTTATCTCGGGCAGCCCTTGAGACCTTGTCCATCATTGCCTACAAGCAGCCGATTACGCGGATAGAAATTGATGCTATCCGTGGAGTCAATTCGAGTGGAGCTTTGGCAAAGTTGCAGGCATTTGATTTGATACGAGAAGACGGGAAAAAAGAAGTGTTGGGTCGCCCCAACCTCTATGTGACTACGGATTATTTCCTAGATTACATGGGGATCAATCATTTGGAAGAACTCCCAGTGATTGATGAGCTTGAGATTCAAGCGCAAGAAAGCCAATTATTTGGTGAAAGGATAGAAGAAGATGAGAATCAATAAATATATTGCCCACGCAGGTGTGGCCAGTAGGAGAAAAGCAGAAGAGCTGATCAAGCAAGGCTTGGTGACGGTCAACGGCCAAGTGGTGCGTGAACTAGCAACGACCATCAAGACTGGCGACAAGGTTGAAGTTGAAGGTCAACCAATCTACAACGAAGAAAAGGTCTACTATCTGCTTAATAAACCACGTGGAGTGATTTCCAGTGTGACAGATGACAAGGGCCGCAAGACTGTTGTGGATCTCTTGCCAAATGTCAAAGAACGAATCTATCCAGTTGGACGTTTGGACTGGGATACATCCGGTGTCTTGATTTTGACCAATGATGGGGACTTTACAGACGAGATGATTCACCCCCGTAATGAGATTGATAAGGTCTACGTTGCGCGTGTTAAAGGCGTAGCCAATAAGGACAATCTCCGTCCCTTGACCCGTGGACTTGAGATTGATGGCAAGAAAACCAAGCCAGCTGTTTATGAGATTCTTAAAGTAGACCCAGTCAAAAACCGCTCTGTAGTACAGTTGACCATTCATGAAGGGCGTAACCACCAGGTTAAAAAGATGTTTGAAGCTGTCGGTCTCCAAGTAGATAAGTTATCTCGGACACGTTTTGGACACCTAGACTTGACAGGCCTTCGTCCGGGAGAATCCCGTCGCCTCAATAAAAAAGAAATCAGCCAACTACACACTATGGCTGTAACCAAGAAATAATGAAACG
This window harbors:
- the scpB gene encoding SMC-Scp complex subunit ScpB, with the protein product MSTLAEIEALLFVAGEDGIRVRQLAELLSLPPTGIQQSLEKLAQKYEKDQESSLSLIETGGAYRLVTKPQFAAILKEYSKAPINQSLSRAALETLSIIAYKQPITRIEIDAIRGVNSSGALAKLQAFDLIREDGKKEVLGRPNLYVTTDYFLDYMGINHLEELPVIDELEIQAQESQLFGERIEEDENQ
- a CDS encoding segregation/condensation protein A — translated: MDIKLKDFEGPLDLLLHLVSKYQMDIYDVPITEVIEQYLAYVSTLQAMRLEVTGEYMVMASQLMLIKSRKLLPKVAEVADSEDDLEQDLLSQIEEYRKFKLLGEHLEAKHQNRAQYYSKAPTELIYEDAELVHDRTTIDLFLAFSNILAKKKEEFAQNHTTILRDEYKIEDMMGIVKESLTGRDQLRLQDLFKEAQNVQEVITLFLATLELIKTQELILVQEESFGDIYLMEKKEESQEA
- a CDS encoding pseudouridine synthase; this encodes MRINKYIAHAGVASRRKAEELIKQGLVTVNGQVVRELATTIKTGDKVEVEGQPIYNEEKVYYLLNKPRGVISSVTDDKGRKTVVDLLPNVKERIYPVGRLDWDTSGVLILTNDGDFTDEMIHPRNEIDKVYVARVKGVANKDNLRPLTRGLEIDGKKTKPAVYEILKVDPVKNRSVVQLTIHEGRNHQVKKMFEAVGLQVDKLSRTRFGHLDLTGLRPGESRRLNKKEISQLHTMAVTKK
- a CDS encoding metallophosphoesterase; its protein translation is MAKQTIIVMSDSHGDSLIVEEIRDRYLGKVDAIFHDGDSELRPDSPLWEGIHVVKGNMDFYAGYPERLVTQLGPTKIIQTHGHLFDINFNFQKLDYWAQEEDADICLYGHLHVPNAWMEGKTLFLNPGSISQPRGTIRECLYARVEIDDSYFKVDFLTRDHEVYPGLSKEFAR
- the cbpB gene encoding cyclic-di-AMP-binding protein CbpB; the encoded protein is MIAKEFEAFLLEQEGTFLTPADNLAALIDTHNADHAILVLSQITYTRIPVVTFDKRFVGTIGLRDILAYQMEQGLTDEQMATTDIVNMTKTDVAVVAPDYNITEVLHKLVDEPFLPVVDDEGIFQGIITRKSILKAVNALLHDFSKEYEIRCK
- a CDS encoding nucleoside-triphosphate diphosphatase; its protein translation is MTNKIYEYKDDQDWYVGVWDVYGGIYSLIKDPLNLDFMDLARIFRDEENGFPITITVMRWSSNYRLLSFIVEILNAEAGRNLEVIQRQGALLLVENGKLLHVELPKEGVDVEAFFETSKVRETLLIATRNEGKTKEFRAIFDKLGYDVENLNDYPDLPEVAETGMTFEENARLKAETISQLTGKMVLADDSGLKVDVLGGLPGVWSARFAGVGATDRENNAKLLHELAMVFELKDRSAQFHTTLVVASPNKESLVVEADWPGYINFEPKGENGFGYDPLFLVGETGKSAAELTLEEKNSQSHRALAVKKLLEVFPAWQSKPSL
- the xerD gene encoding site-specific tyrosine recombinase XerD; the encoded protein is MRDRISDFLEKKQSLSANSKQSYKYDLEQFLDIVGERISETSLKIYQAQLANLKISAQKRKLSACNQFLYFLYQKGEVDSFYRLELAKQAEKKTEKPEILDLDSFWQESNYPEGRLLALLILEMGLLPSEILALKVADINLDFQVLRINKASQQRIVTIPRTLLSELDPLMGQTYLFERGGKAYSRQWAFRQLESFVKEKGFPALSAQALREQFILRQIENKVDLYEIAKKLGLKTVLTLEKYR